From the genome of Herpetosiphonaceae bacterium:
GCGGCAAGCTCGCCGGTCGAAATATCGGTGTAGGCCAGGCCGACACGGCCCCGCTCCATGATCACCGCGACGAGATAGTTGTTGCTGCGGGCATCCATCAGCGCGGGCTCGAAGAGCGTGCCCGGCGTGAGCACGCGCACCACTTCGCGGTCGACCATGCCCTTCTGCGAGGCGCGATCACGCATCAGGTCGGAGCGCTGATAGACGCTCTTGGCGCGCGTATCGGTCTGCATCGCCTCAGTGGGCGATGTCTGCTCGGCGATAGCGACACGATAGCCAAGTTGCAGGAGGCGCTGGACGTAATTTTCGACGGCGTGATAGGGCACGCCTGCCATCGGCACGCCGTCGCCGCTCTTGGTAGCGTTGCTGCGCCTCGTCAGTGTGACATCCAATGTCGCCGCCAGGAGCTTGGCATCGTCCTCGAAGGTTTCGTAGAAATCGCCAAGCCGCCAGAAGAGGATCGTATCGGGATACTGGGCTTTGATCTGGCGGTACTGCCGCATCATCGGGGTGAGCTGCTCGTTACTCGTCGTCATGGTCTACTCCGGCTCGTTTCATGTCTGCTGACGCCGCTCGGCATTGTTAAGCGTATGGTCGATCCAGGTTTAGGCGATATGAGCGCCGCGTTCCATCGCCTGGGGTGGCGCTATTATACCATAGCCTGTCGCAAGTAGAATAGATGTTCCACATCCTGTCCACAAATTGTGGATAAGGGAAGCGGCGGCGCTGCGGGAGCGTGGGATTAAACTACTGCATATCGCTTGTGATACAATACAAAACCCCGTTTGAAGGAGCCGCTAGATGCCCTGGAAACTGTTGCGATTGGTCGGTCTGCTGGGATGGATGCTAAGCTTGGCTGCGTGCGACACGGCCAGTATCAACACAGGTCGTCCATCGAGCCAGCCGATCACCGGCACCGTCGGAGTCTCAGCCACGGAGACGAGCGATGATACCGGCTGGCAACAGATCGATCAGGCGATGGAGCTGCGGACGATGCGCATGTCGGTCGAGGCGACCGCAGCGGATGTGACGATCCTGCGCTTCGATCCCAACGCCTACCGCGTCAGCGTCAAGTACGATGTCGCCAACGCGGGATCGATCCGCGAATGGTTCGACGCGCTCAAGCCGCTGGCGGTGGTCAACGGCGGCTACTTCGACGAGCAGCGGCGCGCAACGGCGCTGGTAGTCTTCGACGGCATCCGGCGCGGCGAGTCGTACAACGGCTTCGGCGGGATGGTGGTGATCAATGAGCAGGGCAGGTTCGAGCTCCGCTCGCTGCGGCAGCAGCCGTACGATCCCAACGAAAACCTGCAACAGGCGATGCAATCGGCCCCGATGTTGATCCAGCCCGGCGGCGAGGTTTCGCAGCTCGATCCCGATCAGGATCGCTCGCGGCGCACAGTGATCGCCCGTGATATTCATGGCCGGATTCTGCTGCTGGTCAGCGACATGCCCGCCTTCACGCTTCCCGAACTGGCGCGCGTGCTGAAAAACTCGGATCTGGAGCTGGATGCCGCGCTCAACCTCGACGGCGGGCGCTCCACCGGGCTGTATGTCAAAACGCCCGTGGATAGCGTCGAGATCAATTCGATGGAGAAGCTGCCGCTGGTGCTGACGGTAGAGAGAATGAGGAATTAAGAACAAACGCTTGACTTCCTTGTTCGCTTGTTCGCTTATTCCCCGACCCCTGACCTCGGTCTGTTTCCTACTGGGAGATATGGGCAGCGTTACACAAGCCGCTCGAATCTGATAGTAAGTTGACAAAGCCATGAGTTTCGGGTATTGTAGCGCCACAAACGTGCCATGCCGCACGCGTGCTTCGTAGGTATGCACG
Proteins encoded in this window:
- a CDS encoding phosphodiester glycosidase family protein → MPWKLLRLVGLLGWMLSLAACDTASINTGRPSSQPITGTVGVSATETSDDTGWQQIDQAMELRTMRMSVEATAADVTILRFDPNAYRVSVKYDVANAGSIREWFDALKPLAVVNGGYFDEQRRATALVVFDGIRRGESYNGFGGMVVINEQGRFELRSLRQQPYDPNENLQQAMQSAPMLIQPGGEVSQLDPDQDRSRRTVIARDIHGRILLLVSDMPAFTLPELARVLKNSDLELDAALNLDGGRSTGLYVKTPVDSVEINSMEKLPLVLTVERMRN